The Balaenoptera acutorostrata chromosome 10, mBalAcu1.1, whole genome shotgun sequence genome has a window encoding:
- the LOC130709075 gene encoding cathelicidin-6-like, with protein sequence METQRASLALGRWPLWLLLLGLVVPSASAQALSYREAVLRAVDRLNEQSSEANLYRLLELDPPPKADEDPDTPKPVSFTVKETVCPRTSQQLPEQCDFKENGLVKQCVGTVTLDQVKGQMNITCDEVQSVGRFSRLRKRIRKVWRKIGPIAGLIIGRFG encoded by the exons ATGGAGACTCAGAGGGCCAGCCTTGCCCTGGGGCGGTGGCCACTGTGGCTACTGCTGCTGGGACTAGTGGTGCCCTCGGCCAGCGCCCAGGCCCTCAGCTACAGGGAAGCTGTGCTCCGTGCTGTGGATCGCCTCAACGAGCAGTCCTCAGAAGCTAATCTCTACCGCCTCCTGGAGCTGGACCCGCCTCCGAAGGCC GACGAGGACCCGGACACCCCGAAGCCTGTAAGCTTCACGGTGAAGGAGACCGTGTGCCCCAGGACATCACAGCAGCTCCCGGAGCAGTGTGACTTCAAGGAGaatggg CTGGTGAAACAGTGTGTGGGGACAGTCACTCTGGACCAGGTCAAGGGCCAAATGAACATCACCTGTGATGAG GTGCAGAGTGTTGGGAGATTTAGTCGGCTGCGTAAGAGGATCCGAAAAGTCTGGCGGAAAATTGGTCCGATAGCTGGCCTGATAATCGGCCGTTTTGGGTAA
- the LOC130709117 gene encoding cathelicidin-5-like produces METQRASLALGRWPLWLLLLGLVVPSASSQALSYREAVFCALDQLNERSLEANLYRLLELDTPPKADENLDTPKPVSFTVKETVCPRTTQQPPEQCDFKENGLVKECVGTVMLAQVRDNFDITCTVPQSVRGLRNLGRKILRGWKKYGPIIVPIIRLIV; encoded by the exons ATGGAGACTCAGAGGGCCAGCCTCGCCCTTGGGCGGTGGCCACTGTGGCTACTGCTGCTGGGACTAGTGGTGCCCTCGGCCAGCTCCCAGGCCCTCAGCTACAGGGAAGCTGTGTTTTGTGCTTTGGATCAGCTCAACGAGCGGTCCTTAGAAGCTAATCTCTACCGCCTCCTGGAGCTGGACACGCCTCCCAAGGCC GACGAGAACCTGGACACCCCAAAGCCTGTGAGCTTCACGGTGAAGGAGACCGTGTGCCCCAGGACGACCCAGCAGCCCCCGGAACAGTGTGACTTCAAGGAGAATGGG CTGGTGAAAGAGTGTGTGGGGACAGTCATGCTGGCTCAGGTCAGGGACAACTTTGATATCACTTGCACTGTG CCCCAGAGTGTCCGGGGACTGCGAAACCTGGGTAGGAAGATACTAAGAGGTTGGAAGAAGTATGGCCCAATTATCGTCCCAATAATCAGATTAATTGTGTGA
- the LOC103009700 gene encoding antibacterial protein PR-39-like, which yields METQRASLALGRWPLWLLLLGLVVPSASAQALSYREAVLRAVGRLNEQSSEANLYRLLELDPPPKADGDPDTPKPVSFTVKETVCPSTTQQPPEQCDFKENGLVKQCVGTVTLDQSKDQSDINCNEVQSVRRIRFRPPRLPRPRPRPWIPPRFPFPRIPGKR from the exons ATGGAGACTCAGAGGGCCAGCCTCGCCCTTGGGCGGTGGCCACTGTGGCTACTGCTGCTGGGACTAGTGGTGCCCTCGGCCAGCGCCCAGGCCCTCAGCTACAGGGAAGCTGTGCTCCGTGCTGTGGGTCGCCTCAACGAGCAGTCCTCAGAAGCTAATCTCTACCGCCTCCTGGAGCTGGACCCACCTCCGAAGGCC GATGGCGACCCGGACACCCCGAAGCCTGTAAGCTTCACAGTGAAGGAGACCGTGTGCCCCAGCACGACCCAGCAGCCCCCGGAGCAGTGTGACTTCAAGGAGAATGGG CTGGTGAAACAGTGTGTGGGGACAGTCACCCTGGACCAGTCCAAGGACCAATCTGACATAAACTGTAATGAG GTTCAGAGTGTCAGGAGAATTCGTTTCCGGCCTCCACGTTTGCCAAGGCCAAGGCCACGCCCGTGGATCCCGCCAAGGTTCCCCTTTCCAAGGATTCCCGGAAAACGGTGA
- the LOC103016277 gene encoding antibacterial protein PR-39-like, with product METQRASLALGRWPLWLLLLGLVVPSASAQALSYREAVLRAVDRLNEQSSEANLYRLLELDPPPTADGDPDTPKPVSFTVKETVCPSTTQQPPEQCDFKENGLVKQCVGTVTLDQSKDQSDINCNEVQSVRRIRFRPPRLPRPRPRPWIPPRFPFPRIPGKR from the exons ATGGAGACTCAGAGGGCCAGCCTTGCCCTGGGGCGGTGGCCACTGTGGCTACTGCTGCTGGGACTAGTGGTGCCCTCGGCCAGCGCCCAGGCCCTCAGCTACAGGGAAGCTGTGCTCCGTGCTGTGGATCGCCTCAACGAGCAGTCCTCAGAAGCTAATCTCTACCGCCTCCTGGAGCTGGACCCGCCTCCCACGGCT GATGGCGACCCGGACACCCCGAAGCCTGTAAGCTTCACAGTGAAGGAGACCGTGTGCCCCAGCACGACCCAGCAGCCCCCGGAGCAGTGTGACTTCAAGGAGAATGGG CTGGTGAAACAGTGTGTGGGGACAGTCACCCTGGACCAGTCCAAGGACCAATCTGACATAAACTGTAATGAG GTTCAGAGTGTCAGGAGAATTCGTTTCCGGCCTCCACGTTTGCCAAGGCCAAGGCCACGCCCGTGGATCCCGCCAAGGTTCCCCTTTCCAAGGATTCCCGGAAAACGGTGA